A region of Sulfurimonas sp. DNA encodes the following proteins:
- a CDS encoding YceI family protein encodes MIKFFISLFLVASLSSAEEMGTKGGSCILSQDGPVSVSWKAYKTPAKLSVGGTFDSVKYTANAPKGNNFREILVGSSVIIDTASVNSKNNDRNVKLVKFFFEKMSSKNITAKIVDIKSDKRIRGKAKTGVMSVAVTMNGVTKNVPMKYVFNNGDFNAIGSIDLLDFSASKALSSINKACFDLHKGKTWSDVTIGFQTNIKFELCNTK; translated from the coding sequence ATGATTAAATTTTTTATCTCTCTGTTTTTAGTTGCCTCGTTATCTAGTGCAGAAGAAATGGGGACAAAAGGTGGCTCTTGCATCTTAAGTCAAGATGGACCGGTAAGTGTAAGTTGGAAAGCTTATAAAACTCCAGCAAAGTTAAGTGTTGGTGGAACTTTTGATAGTGTTAAATACACAGCAAATGCTCCAAAAGGAAATAACTTTCGTGAGATACTTGTAGGTTCAAGTGTAATAATTGACACAGCAAGTGTTAACTCTAAAAATAACGATAGAAATGTTAAGTTAGTAAAGTTCTTTTTTGAGAAAATGAGTTCTAAAAATATCACAGCTAAAATAGTAGATATTAAGTCAGACAAACGCATCCGTGGTAAAGCAAAAACTGGTGTTATGAGTGTTGCAGTAACTATGAATGGTGTGACTAAAAATGTACCAATGAAGTATGTTTTTAATAATGGTGATTTTAATGCAATAGGTAGTATTGACCTTTTAGACTTTAGTGCCTCTAAAGCTCTTAGTTCTATCAATAAGGCTTGTTTTGATCTTCACAAAGGTAAGACTTGGAGTGATGTAACTATTGGCTTTCAAACTAACATTAAGTTTGAGCTTTGTAATACTAAATAA
- a CDS encoding class I SAM-dependent methyltransferase, whose translation MKKCKLCNCNTTIINDNKTNKDYYRCLACDYIFMDNKHHLDAEYERKHYDNHDNNLESLGYVKMFEKLIEEFVTSDAKDIKTALDFGCGEGAVLPILLERKNIKCDRYDLFYFPEKIYENKKYDLVCSTEVIEHLANPLDTLKELLLHLNKDGYLLLMTYFHPSDDDKFLKWFYIKDMTHIGFFSMKTFEFLASELNLEIVKSNNKNSILFKIN comes from the coding sequence ATGAAAAAATGTAAACTATGTAACTGCAATACAACTATAATAAATGATAATAAAACTAACAAAGATTACTATAGATGCTTAGCGTGTGACTATATATTTATGGATAATAAACATCACCTAGATGCTGAGTATGAGAGGAAGCATTATGATAATCATGACAATAATTTAGAGTCTCTTGGTTATGTGAAAATGTTTGAGAAACTAATAGAAGAGTTTGTTACATCAGATGCAAAAGATATAAAGACCGCACTTGATTTTGGTTGTGGTGAAGGTGCAGTTTTACCAATATTACTGGAGCGTAAAAATATAAAATGTGACAGATATGACTTGTTTTATTTTCCTGAGAAAATATATGAAAATAAGAAGTATGATCTTGTTTGTTCTACTGAAGTTATCGAGCATCTAGCTAATCCGTTAGATACTTTAAAAGAGCTACTCTTACATCTCAACAAAGATGGCTACCTACTTCTTATGACATATTTTCACCCAAGTGATGATGATAAATTTTTAAAATGGTTTTATATAAAGGACATGACTCATATAGGTTTTTTTAGCATGAAAACATTTGAGTTTTTGGCATCTGAACTTAATTTAGAAATAGTTAAGTCTAATAATAAAAATAGTATACTTTTTAAGATAAATTGA
- a CDS encoding DUF3147 family protein: protein MSYYIIKLLITTLLIVLISEIAKRHSLAGAMLAAIPLVSILAMTWMYIDTNDTKTAVEFSNSIIWLIVPSMTLFLAFPIFIKNGFSFYLSMSISILMTIFAYYSVIFLLEKLGIR, encoded by the coding sequence TTGTCATATTATATAATTAAACTACTTATTACTACACTTTTAATTGTACTGATTTCTGAAATTGCTAAAAGGCATAGCCTTGCTGGAGCAATGTTAGCTGCTATACCTTTAGTATCTATCTTGGCTATGACATGGATGTATATTGATACAAATGATACTAAAACTGCAGTAGAATTTTCAAATTCCATTATTTGGCTTATTGTTCCGTCTATGACACTATTTCTTGCTTTTCCCATTTTTATAAAAAATGGGTTTAGTTTTTATTTAAGTATGTCTATCTCTATATTGATGACTATTTTTGCTTATTATAGTGTTATCTTTTTGCTTGAAAAATTAGGAATAAGGTGA
- the pdxA gene encoding 4-hydroxythreonine-4-phosphate dehydrogenase, with amino-acid sequence MQSRKTIAISIGDLNGVGIEIALMAHEEVSKLCNPLYCINASMLSQATKLLNFKVPKNIQLHNVDGEFNIEIGKTTKESGLYSYNSFMSAIKLCEEKEADAIVTMPIHKEAWMMAGLDYKGHTDLLRKYFNQDAIMMLGCEKMYIALFTEHIPLKEVAASVQYVRLKQFFINLHNSIGDAKVAVLGLNPHAGDNGVLGNEELRMTKAIKSANKKIGFEQFAGPIVPDVAFTPHFRKNYNYFVAMYHDQGLAPLKALYFDESINISLNLPIIRTSVDHGTAFDIAYKGEAKTLSYINAVKSAISFINPNKH; translated from the coding sequence ATGCAGAGTCGGAAAACCATAGCAATAAGCATAGGTGATTTAAATGGGGTTGGTATTGAGATAGCTTTGATGGCTCATGAAGAAGTTAGTAAACTTTGTAATCCTCTGTACTGCATAAACGCTTCTATGTTAAGTCAAGCTACAAAACTTCTAAACTTTAAAGTTCCAAAAAACATACAACTTCATAATGTTGATGGAGAGTTTAATATAGAGATAGGTAAAACAACAAAAGAATCTGGACTTTATTCTTATAACTCATTTATGAGTGCTATTAAACTTTGTGAAGAAAAAGAAGCAGATGCTATTGTAACTATGCCTATTCATAAAGAAGCTTGGATGATGGCAGGACTAGACTACAAAGGTCATACCGATCTACTCCGAAAATATTTTAACCAAGATGCTATTATGATGCTTGGATGCGAAAAAATGTATATAGCTCTCTTTACTGAACATATTCCACTTAAAGAAGTAGCCGCATCTGTGCAGTATGTAAGACTAAAACAATTTTTTATAAACTTACATAACTCAATAGGAGATGCTAAAGTAGCAGTTCTTGGTCTAAATCCACATGCTGGAGATAATGGAGTCTTAGGAAATGAAGAGCTTAGAATGACTAAAGCCATAAAAAGTGCAAATAAAAAAATTGGCTTTGAGCAGTTTGCAGGTCCAATAGTTCCAGATGTAGCTTTTACTCCACACTTTAGAAAAAACTATAATTATTTTGTAGCGATGTATCACGACCAAGGTTTAGCACCTCTAAAAGCACTTTACTTTGATGAAAGTATAAATATATCTTTAAACTTACCAATCATTAGAACATCAGTTGATCATGGAACTGCCTTTGACATCGCCTATAAAGGCGAAGCAAAAACTTTAAGTTATATCAATGCTGTTAAGAGTGCTATTTCATTTATAAATCCCAATAAACATTAA
- a CDS encoding pyridoxine 5'-phosphate synthase, translated as MKLGVNIDHVAVLREARKVNDPDILNALYVACASGADQITIHLREDRRHIKDIDAKNIMQLSQLPVNLECSINRDILDIVSELKPHRATLVPEKREEVTTEGGLDVFTYKDEIAYAIEQLHDSIIPVSLFVDPSIKAMEASKDLGAEMVELHTGSFANIFAMLNSSLPHSNHSIKELELQRYELESRLEKSILEIKNAALHAKKLGLQVAAGHGLNYNNVSYMMNIEEIIELNIGQSIIARSVFSGLADAVKEMKRLTTRK; from the coding sequence ATGAAGTTAGGCGTAAACATAGACCATGTAGCAGTATTAAGAGAAGCTAGAAAAGTTAATGATCCAGATATACTAAATGCTTTGTATGTTGCTTGTGCTTCTGGAGCTGACCAAATCACTATCCACTTAAGAGAAGACAGAAGACACATAAAAGATATAGATGCAAAAAACATCATGCAACTTTCACAACTTCCAGTAAACTTGGAATGTTCAATAAATAGAGATATTTTAGACATAGTAAGTGAGCTAAAACCACATCGTGCAACACTAGTTCCTGAAAAAAGAGAAGAAGTTACAACCGAAGGTGGATTAGATGTTTTTACATACAAAGATGAGATAGCTTATGCTATCGAGCAACTTCATGATTCTATCATCCCTGTTTCATTATTTGTAGATCCTAGCATCAAAGCAATGGAAGCATCTAAAGATTTAGGTGCTGAAATGGTAGAACTTCATACTGGCTCATTTGCAAATATTTTTGCGATGTTAAACTCTTCATTACCTCACTCAAATCACTCTATAAAAGAGCTTGAACTTCAGAGGTATGAGCTAGAAAGCAGGCTTGAAAAATCAATCCTAGAGATAAAAAATGCTGCCCTTCATGCTAAAAAACTAGGTCTTCAAGTAGCAGCTGGACATGGACTAAACTACAATAATGTTTCATATATGATGAATATAGAAGAAATAATAGAACTAAATATAGGACAAAGTATCATAGCAAGAAGTGTTTTTAGCGGTTTAGCAGATGCTGTAAAAGAAATGAAAAGACTTACTACTAGAAAATAA
- a CDS encoding thioredoxin domain-containing protein, whose protein sequence is MSNRLEKEDSPYLQQHKNNPVDWFPWGDEAFAKAKKENKAIFISIGYSSCHWCHVMEEKVFENKKCADILNESFVCIKVDREERPDIDKHYQEVHMLLNRRSGGWPTSIFCTPENKPFFAGTYIPPESREGSIEGMGFIELTKLIGMKVSQNDEQLYKNADEIQKFLNQNEHPKEATVLSEDFRKNFMLQVKNNYETKNGGFSTSPKFPHASTLSTLLVIDKLYDDKAAKAMLTHTLNSMKKGGMYDLVDGGFCRYSVDGEWKVPHFEKMLYDNALLCELYAKSYLTYEDESYLNISKEIADFWYNFMSEDNLFYSASDADSEGEEGTYFIYTYDEVFRTLEENNFENIESILAQMDVTKTGNFEGKNIIRFENGKAPKNFADIKILLQQLRASKEYPFIDKKVQTSWSAMMIKALFTLGDIDAKYKQKAIQSIDALLKTMYIDGKLYHTTLIHKQPKIEAFLEDYAFLAQALIGGYNSTGEELYLIQAQRFANIALEKFFLKGSWNFSDGEFQTKADIADNTYTSSVSIMVDALNSLAILLEDEKYAHFAFLTLEYNSHELGRRPVVYPCMLKEMIRHLKGDRIIKSNAYNLSNNAYELSKLNYPFIHKKVTKNKDFLVCGDKSCFANTDNILAIDDIIKNSF, encoded by the coding sequence ATGTCAAACAGATTAGAAAAAGAAGATAGCCCTTACTTACAACAACACAAAAACAATCCTGTTGATTGGTTTCCTTGGGGTGATGAAGCATTTGCTAAAGCCAAAAAAGAAAATAAAGCTATATTTATAAGTATTGGCTATTCATCTTGTCATTGGTGTCATGTTATGGAAGAGAAAGTCTTTGAAAACAAAAAGTGTGCAGATATTTTAAATGAAAGTTTTGTTTGTATAAAGGTAGATAGAGAAGAAAGACCTGATATTGACAAACATTACCAAGAAGTTCACATGCTTTTAAATCGTCGCTCAGGTGGTTGGCCAACTTCTATCTTTTGTACTCCAGAAAATAAACCATTTTTTGCAGGAACTTACATACCCCCAGAGTCAAGAGAAGGTTCCATAGAAGGGATGGGATTTATAGAACTTACAAAACTTATAGGCATGAAAGTTTCACAAAATGATGAGCAATTATATAAAAATGCTGATGAAATTCAAAAATTTTTAAACCAAAATGAACACCCAAAAGAAGCAACAGTTTTAAGTGAAGACTTTAGAAAAAACTTTATGCTTCAAGTAAAAAATAACTATGAAACAAAAAATGGCGGTTTTTCCACTTCTCCAAAATTTCCTCATGCATCTACACTATCTACTCTCTTAGTCATTGACAAACTCTATGATGACAAAGCAGCAAAAGCTATGCTAACACATACTCTCAACTCCATGAAAAAAGGTGGAATGTATGATCTTGTTGATGGAGGTTTTTGTCGCTACTCTGTTGATGGCGAATGGAAGGTTCCTCACTTTGAAAAGATGCTTTATGATAACGCCCTACTTTGTGAACTTTATGCAAAATCATATCTTACTTATGAAGATGAAAGTTATCTAAACATATCAAAAGAGATTGCTGATTTTTGGTATAACTTTATGAGCGAAGACAATCTTTTTTATAGTGCAAGCGATGCTGATAGCGAAGGAGAAGAGGGAACTTATTTTATATACACTTATGATGAAGTTTTCAGAACTTTAGAAGAAAATAACTTTGAAAACATAGAGTCTATCTTGGCACAAATGGATGTTACAAAAACTGGAAATTTTGAAGGTAAAAATATTATTCGTTTTGAAAATGGCAAAGCACCTAAAAACTTTGCAGATATTAAAATTTTACTGCAACAACTAAGAGCTTCAAAAGAGTATCCTTTCATAGACAAAAAAGTTCAAACTTCATGGTCAGCTATGATGATAAAAGCACTTTTTACTCTTGGAGATATAGATGCAAAATATAAACAAAAAGCTATACAGAGTATAGATGCTTTACTCAAAACCATGTACATTGATGGTAAACTTTATCATACAACACTCATTCATAAACAACCTAAAATAGAGGCTTTTTTGGAAGACTACGCTTTTTTAGCACAAGCACTTATAGGTGGGTATAACTCAACTGGAGAAGAACTTTACCTCATTCAAGCACAAAGATTTGCAAATATTGCTCTAGAGAAATTTTTTCTAAAAGGAAGCTGGAATTTTAGTGATGGAGAGTTCCAAACAAAAGCAGATATAGCAGACAATACATATACAAGTTCTGTTAGCATCATGGTAGATGCTCTTAACTCTCTAGCTATTTTACTAGAAGATGAAAAGTATGCACACTTTGCTTTTTTAACTCTTGAGTATAACTCTCACGAACTTGGAAGAAGACCTGTTGTATATCCGTGCATGCTTAAAGAGATGATAAGACACTTAAAGGGAGATAGAATTATTAAGTCCAATGCTTACAACCTTAGTAATAATGCTTATGAATTAAGTAAACTAAACTACCCTTTTATACACAAAAAAGTCACAAAAAATAAAGATTTTTTAGTGTGTGGAGATAAAAGTTGTTTCGCAAATACGGATAATATCCTAGCAATAGATGATATAATAAAGAATAGTTTTTAA
- a CDS encoding DUF6488 family protein yields the protein MKKLIKVTLITLTIGFSASYASGIHGGHGHSHSAPIKAEINKTRVQEIATQEVKRLIINKKIDSSWSAIPISNIKKTKYNYNNEWVVSFENSKIKEKDKQTLYIFVSNYGKITGTNYTGK from the coding sequence ATGAAAAAATTAATTAAAGTAACACTAATTACATTAACAATAGGTTTCTCTGCATCTTATGCGAGTGGTATCCACGGAGGTCATGGACATTCTCATAGTGCACCTATTAAAGCAGAAATAAATAAAACGAGAGTTCAAGAGATAGCCACACAGGAAGTTAAAAGATTAATCATAAATAAAAAGATTGATAGTAGTTGGTCAGCTATACCAATTTCAAATATTAAAAAAACTAAATACAATTATAACAATGAATGGGTAGTTAGTTTTGAAAATTCAAAGATAAAAGAGAAAGATAAGCAAACTCTTTATATATTTGTAAGCAATTATGGCAAGATAACAGGTACTAACTATACAGGTAAATAA
- a CDS encoding lysophospholipid acyltransferase family protein, with protein sequence MFKELGKIIFMAELGYKYIKIFKKTYFHPFITFRPAYKQLSDNRQAYSNAVLEFLNIKVELLGELPKKNKVLYAINHRSLLDIIVMESVFSKGNKNGTWIAKKELFDAFYGDFFKYSGCISVDLETGKGLLKFFKEVKKALTKIDDFNIYIFPEGERNKNDGILKFQNGAHKIAKSNKLDIAPIFIDDSLETIFKNAPYKETKIIRVHVGNLIKHDNLENDYIAFMNKAKG encoded by the coding sequence ATGTTTAAGGAATTAGGAAAAATAATATTTATGGCTGAACTCGGTTATAAATATATAAAAATATTTAAAAAGACATATTTTCATCCCTTTATAACTTTTAGACCAGCATATAAACAACTATCAGATAATAGACAAGCATACTCAAACGCTGTCTTAGAATTTTTAAATATAAAAGTTGAACTTCTTGGTGAGTTACCAAAAAAAAACAAAGTGTTGTACGCAATAAACCATCGTTCTTTACTTGATATCATAGTAATGGAAAGTGTCTTCTCAAAAGGCAATAAAAATGGAACTTGGATAGCAAAAAAAGAACTTTTTGATGCATTTTATGGTGACTTTTTTAAATATAGTGGTTGCATAAGTGTTGATTTAGAAACAGGCAAAGGTCTTTTGAAATTTTTCAAAGAAGTAAAAAAAGCATTGACTAAAATAGATGATTTCAACATTTATATCTTTCCAGAGGGAGAAAGAAATAAAAATGATGGTATTTTAAAGTTCCAAAATGGAGCGCACAAAATAGCAAAATCAAATAAGCTAGATATTGCTCCTATTTTTATAGATGATTCTTTAGAAACTATCTTTAAAAATGCACCCTACAAAGAAACAAAAATAATTAGAGTTCATGTTGGTAATTTGATAAAACATGATAATTTAGAAAACGATTATATAGCTTTTATGAACAAAGCAAAAGGATAA
- a CDS encoding metallophosphoesterase, translating into MNPILFFAAFSGVFILLNMYISKRLITKLDIKQIYKRYLRIFLIVNFLGIIAYMIGRYYIDFPNWLYFIFSLPIGILFLLFCTAVIYDISRVLLHHSPISQKRRNFFKRSLDISSFVVATSLSARSIYEAKHVKLERVNVKIKNLKKPYKIVQLSDIHIGGLIDKEFVKNIVNRVNKLDPDLVVITGDLVDINIKHAQTTLDELKSLNSKYGTFFIVGNHEYFHNIVEIIKAVKALGIRVLENENVYIGDENEGFNLAGVYDIFGYKVKTHIPDINKALRHLKKSPTVLLAHQPRYIEEVNDSVDLILSGHTHGGQLYPFKLLVKIVQPYISGLHQHNKNLQIYVNKGTGFWGPPMRLGASSEITLINLS; encoded by the coding sequence ATGAATCCCATATTATTTTTTGCAGCCTTCTCGGGTGTTTTTATTTTACTCAATATGTATATTTCAAAAAGACTTATCACTAAACTCGACATAAAACAAATCTATAAACGATATCTTCGTATCTTTTTGATTGTAAACTTCCTTGGTATTATTGCTTACATGATAGGGAGATACTACATAGATTTTCCAAATTGGCTCTATTTTATTTTTTCACTTCCTATTGGCATACTTTTTTTACTCTTTTGTACAGCTGTTATTTATGATATTTCTCGCGTACTTTTACACCACTCTCCCATTTCACAAAAAAGAAGAAATTTTTTTAAACGCTCTTTGGATATTTCATCATTTGTTGTAGCAACTTCACTTAGTGCAAGGTCTATTTATGAGGCTAAACATGTGAAACTTGAGCGAGTAAATGTAAAGATAAAAAATCTAAAAAAACCATATAAGATAGTTCAACTTAGCGACATTCATATAGGTGGACTTATTGATAAAGAGTTTGTAAAAAATATAGTTAATAGAGTAAATAAACTAGACCCTGATTTAGTTGTAATAACAGGAGATTTAGTAGATATAAATATAAAACATGCACAAACTACCCTAGATGAATTAAAATCACTAAACTCAAAATATGGAACCTTTTTCATAGTTGGAAACCATGAATATTTTCACAATATAGTAGAAATCATAAAAGCAGTAAAAGCCTTAGGCATAAGGGTTCTTGAAAATGAAAATGTATATATAGGAGATGAAAATGAAGGTTTTAATCTTGCTGGAGTTTATGATATTTTTGGTTATAAAGTTAAAACACATATACCAGATATAAACAAAGCACTAAGACATCTTAAAAAATCTCCAACCGTACTTTTAGCACATCAACCAAGATACATAGAAGAAGTAAACGATAGCGTGGATTTAATCTTAAGCGGTCATACTCATGGAGGACAACTCTATCCATTTAAACTTCTAGTAAAGATAGTTCAGCCTTACATAAGTGGTCTTCATCAACATAACAAAAACTTACAAATCTATGTAAACAAAGGAACAGGTTTTTGGGGTCCACCTATGAGATTAGGTGCTAGTAGTGAGATAACTCTTATCAATTTATCTTAA
- a CDS encoding DUF1566 domain-containing protein translates to MKKLLLSGLLLVSSTLFAQHIFVDKSTSLVWQDHQDNYKLSITYYQSQEYCSKLVIGKYNNFRMPTLRELQSIVDYKKFDPAIKKGFDYVSNEYYWSTTPFADDNKIVWLINFKKGERTVKDMHYDRHIRCVQSSK, encoded by the coding sequence ATGAAAAAACTACTACTTTCAGGTTTATTATTAGTTTCATCTACTCTATTTGCCCAGCATATTTTTGTAGATAAGAGTACATCTTTAGTCTGGCAAGACCATCAAGACAACTATAAGCTATCTATCACTTACTATCAGTCCCAAGAATATTGCTCCAAGCTAGTTATAGGAAAGTACAACAACTTTCGTATGCCAACACTAAGAGAGCTTCAAAGTATTGTAGATTATAAAAAGTTTGATCCTGCTATCAAAAAAGGTTTTGACTATGTTAGTAATGAGTACTACTGGTCTACAACACCATTTGCCGATGATAACAAAATAGTATGGCTAATCAACTTTAAAAAAGGTGAAAGAACAGTAAAAGACATGCACTACGACAGACATATCAGATGCGTTCAAAGCTCAAAATAG
- a CDS encoding cytochrome-c peroxidase — MKNIVIATIATSSILMSASLQTDAKNAGLKAIPTSTLELMKIIDNPKNPITNEKVELGKKLFFDPRLSKSGIISCNFCHNLGEGGDDGVEASIGHKWTANPHHVNAPTVYNAVFNDIQFWDGRAKDLEEQAQGPMQAHPEMASTTEHVERVINSMPPYVTEFKKAYGENVKISFEKITDTIGLYERTLVTPSVFDDFLNGDKDALTSKEKAGLKTFIKVGCASCHTGIGLGGAMNAFNVTGTYKYQNVGDFKGDKNGMVRVPTLRNITQTAPYYHNGKIWSLKEAIKEMGKIQLGTKLSTKQIDSIEEFLKALEGRKDPVIYPMLPASTATTPKPDMN, encoded by the coding sequence ATGAAAAACATAGTCATAGCTACTATAGCTACTTCATCCATTCTTATGTCTGCATCTCTTCAAACAGATGCTAAAAATGCTGGTCTCAAAGCTATTCCTACTTCTACATTAGAGCTTATGAAAATCATAGACAACCCTAAGAACCCAATAACAAATGAGAAAGTTGAACTTGGTAAAAAACTATTTTTTGACCCAAGACTCTCTAAGAGTGGTATTATCAGCTGTAACTTTTGTCATAATCTAGGTGAAGGTGGGGATGACGGTGTTGAAGCTTCTATCGGTCATAAATGGACAGCAAACCCTCACCATGTAAATGCGCCAACTGTTTACAATGCTGTATTTAACGATATTCAGTTTTGGGATGGTCGTGCAAAAGATTTAGAAGAACAAGCACAAGGTCCTATGCAAGCTCACCCTGAAATGGCTTCTACAACAGAGCATGTTGAGCGTGTTATTAACTCAATGCCTCCTTATGTAACTGAGTTTAAAAAGGCTTATGGTGAAAATGTAAAAATATCTTTTGAAAAAATTACTGATACCATCGGTCTTTATGAGAGAACTTTAGTTACTCCATCTGTATTTGATGACTTTTTAAATGGCGATAAAGATGCCCTTACTTCTAAAGAAAAAGCTGGTCTTAAAACTTTTATAAAGGTTGGTTGTGCATCTTGTCATACAGGCATTGGTCTGGGCGGAGCAATGAACGCTTTTAATGTAACAGGAACGTATAAATATCAAAATGTAGGTGATTTTAAAGGTGATAAAAACGGTATGGTCAGAGTTCCAACACTTAGAAATATTACTCAAACTGCACCTTATTACCACAATGGTAAAATCTGGAGTTTAAAAGAGGCTATCAAAGAGATGGGTAAAATCCAACTTGGAACAAAGCTATCAACAAAACAGATAGACTCTATTGAAGAGTTTTTAAAAGCACTTGAAGGTAGAAAAGATCCGGTTATTTACCCAATGCTTCCAGCTTCAACAGCTACTACACCTAAACCTGATATGAACTAA
- a CDS encoding HupE/UreJ family protein: MKILFLFVSFLLLSTSAFAHGISATDIQAMIDGGNLRYIWLGATHMLSGYDHLLFLFGVVFFLTTTKDIVKFVTIFTVGHSITLIFATFMSITANYYLIDAVIAISVIYKAFDNNKGFQSYLGVKSPNLLVMILIFGLIHGFGLSTRLQQLPLGEQNADMLLKILSFNLGVEVGQIIALIVMLVVLTQWRKTASFLRLSKIANHALMFAGFMLLLMQLHGYLHTTNEEEFGFNKDEHYHIHLDMQTAKEKNYTHDSL, translated from the coding sequence ATGAAAATATTATTTTTATTCGTCTCATTTCTTTTGCTAAGTACATCTGCATTTGCACATGGTATTTCAGCAACAGATATACAGGCGATGATTGACGGAGGAAACCTTCGTTATATCTGGTTAGGTGCAACACATATGTTGTCTGGTTATGATCATTTACTCTTCTTATTTGGAGTTGTATTTTTTCTTACTACGACTAAGGACATTGTAAAGTTTGTTACAATCTTTACTGTAGGGCATAGTATCACTTTAATATTTGCTACTTTTATGAGTATCACTGCAAACTATTATCTCATAGATGCAGTTATTGCAATTAGTGTTATTTATAAAGCGTTTGATAATAATAAAGGTTTTCAAAGCTATTTGGGAGTCAAATCTCCAAACTTACTAGTAATGATTCTTATATTTGGACTCATACATGGTTTTGGACTTTCTACAAGATTGCAACAGTTGCCTTTAGGTGAGCAAAATGCAGATATGTTATTAAAAATACTCTCTTTCAATTTAGGAGTAGAAGTTGGGCAAATTATTGCTCTTATTGTTATGCTTGTTGTATTGACTCAGTGGAGAAAAACAGCATCATTTTTAAGACTAAGTAAGATAGCCAATCATGCACTTATGTTTGCAGGATTTATGTTGTTGCTAATGCAGTTGCACGGCTACTTACATACAACGAATGAAGAAGAGTTCGGGTTTAATAAAGATGAGCATTATCATATTCATTTAGATATGCAAACAGCTAAAGAAAAAAATTATACACATGATAGTTTATAA